A stretch of Patescibacteria group bacterium DNA encodes these proteins:
- a CDS encoding class I SAM-dependent methyltransferase has product MSGSDWIFITFGGILFFALITHGYAGIIAASWVPTWGKDYGRIIKAFEGLQEGTVIDLGCGGGGVMRALARAYPNVNIIGYEISVPAWLIAKLLNCLLGLRRRCEVRWQNFYNVSLREADAVYCFLTPMAMKKLKPKFERELKPSAIVISYAFQVPGWEGERLAQSSSVPIYKYRRP; this is encoded by the coding sequence GTGTCTGGATCTGATTGGATTTTTATCACTTTTGGAGGGATCTTATTTTTTGCCCTCATAACCCATGGTTATGCGGGCATTATTGCGGCATCATGGGTGCCGACGTGGGGGAAAGATTATGGCAGGATAATAAAGGCGTTTGAAGGGCTTCAGGAAGGCACGGTCATTGACCTAGGCTGCGGCGGCGGAGGCGTCATGCGCGCACTCGCGAGGGCATATCCGAACGTGAATATCATCGGGTATGAGATTTCAGTTCCCGCATGGTTAATTGCTAAATTGTTAAATTGTTTATTGGGATTGAGGAGGAGATGTGAAGTGCGGTGGCAGAATTTTTATAACGTCTCGTTGCGCGAAGCGGATGCGGTCTATTGCTTTTTAACGCCCATGGCAATGAAAAAGCTCAAACCAAAATTCGAGCGCGAATTAAAGCCCTCTGCAATCGTGATTTCCTACGCCTTTCAGGTGCCCGGATGGGAAGGGGAGCGGCTGGCGCAGAGTTCTTCAGTGCCGATTTATAAATACCGTCGGCCATAA
- the dnaX gene encoding DNA polymerase III subunit gamma/tau, which yields MLALYRKYRPAKFSELIGQDMIRDTLLSEVANKMLAHAYLFTGPRGLGKTSTARILAAAVNCERLKDGEPCGECSRCVAIRGGRYLDLIEIDAASQTGVDNVRENIIESARFIPQAGPYKIYILDEAHMLSTSAWNALLKTLEEPPLSVIFIFATTESRKIPDTILSRCQQFRFRPVEHEVLKKRLVSIAKAESIIVDEEVFDEVALRAGGYVRDAESLLGQLFSLGGKSVTWKDAQVILERSSLESVSSFLKTLLKGDAENAFQQLNELQEEGVDVPRFTLDLLEALRAMHYRAITEDNHPLYIRRHGKAGIAMIGEMLKLQHDQAILRKALGIIIDQLDKSREVPSDLVLEIIAGDLAHHFSVSSGSQSNTHNENVSAQSGSSPLGMHNFSADATKPLERLSLSETGLSPRKIGIPSRRIEASEQLPHNENDRTLPPVSPAPVTEQKDRSQIKNIPAPAIKANIKEAVVEPISETLADESAESKLESKKHNPVGITLHKVKELWETVIEKVHKKNHALPFVLKFAEPLEVQANQVRLGCKYQFHHDRLINHENRLIVEQALSEVLGAPTVIKIEFVAAPIALPKPEDAAFDKMVNLFGGKVVER from the coding sequence ATGTTAGCGTTATACCGTAAATACCGGCCGGCAAAATTCAGCGAGCTTATCGGCCAGGACATGATCCGCGATACGCTACTCTCGGAAGTGGCCAATAAGATGCTTGCGCACGCGTATCTTTTTACTGGTCCTCGGGGATTAGGAAAAACCTCTACCGCGAGGATTTTGGCTGCGGCCGTGAATTGCGAGCGCCTGAAAGACGGAGAGCCCTGCGGCGAATGCAGTCGTTGTGTCGCGATTAGGGGCGGGAGATATCTCGATCTCATTGAAATCGATGCGGCATCGCAAACGGGCGTGGATAATGTGCGGGAAAATATCATTGAGAGCGCGCGGTTTATCCCCCAAGCTGGTCCTTATAAAATCTACATTCTTGACGAAGCGCACATGCTTTCCACTTCCGCGTGGAACGCGCTTTTGAAAACCCTTGAGGAACCTCCTTTAAGCGTCATATTTATTTTTGCGACCACTGAATCGCGCAAAATCCCGGATACCATCCTTTCGCGGTGCCAGCAATTCAGGTTCCGCCCTGTGGAGCACGAGGTGCTGAAAAAAAGGCTTGTGAGTATTGCCAAGGCCGAATCCATAATAGTTGATGAAGAGGTCTTTGACGAAGTTGCGCTGCGCGCGGGCGGCTACGTACGCGATGCTGAATCGCTTCTTGGGCAGCTGTTTTCTTTAGGGGGAAAATCTGTCACGTGGAAGGACGCGCAGGTTATTTTGGAGCGCTCATCACTGGAGAGTGTTTCTTCTTTCTTAAAAACGCTCCTCAAGGGGGATGCTGAAAATGCGTTTCAGCAGCTGAATGAGCTTCAAGAGGAGGGTGTGGACGTGCCGCGGTTTACCTTAGACCTCTTGGAGGCGTTGCGCGCCATGCACTACCGCGCGATTACCGAAGACAACCATCCGTTGTACATCAGGCGCCACGGGAAGGCAGGCATTGCCATGATCGGGGAAATGTTGAAACTCCAGCATGACCAGGCAATATTGCGCAAAGCGTTGGGAATAATCATTGACCAGTTGGATAAATCGCGTGAAGTGCCAAGCGACCTTGTGTTAGAAATCATCGCAGGCGATCTTGCGCACCATTTTAGCGTTTCATCCGGCAGCCAAAGCAACACTCATAACGAGAATGTTAGTGCTCAGTCTGGGTCCTCACCGCTCGGAATGCACAATTTTTCTGCGGACGCGACCAAGCCGCTTGAACGCTTAAGCCTGTCTGAAACAGGCTTAAGTCCTCGAAAAATTGGCATTCCTTCGCGTCGCATTGAAGCCAGTGAGCAGTTACCTCATAACGAGAATGATCGCACCCTGCCACCGGTTTCCCCAGCCCCTGTGACAGAACAAAAGGACAGGAGTCAGATAAAAAATATTCCTGCTCCTGCGATTAAAGCGAATATAAAGGAGGCAGTGGTAGAGCCAATTTCAGAAACATTGGCTGATGAATCAGCTGAATCAAAACTTGAGTCAAAAAAGCATAACCCTGTCGGCATTACCCTTCATAAAGTCAAAGAATTATGGGAGACAGTCATTGAAAAGGTGCATAAGAAAAATCATGCATTGCCATTCGTCCTTAAATTTGCAGAGCCTCTGGAAGTGCAGGCGAATCAAGTGCGCCTCGGGTGCAAGTACCAATTCCATCATGACCGGCTCATCAATCATGAAAATCGTCTCATAGTTGAGCAAGCGCTCAGCGAGGTGCTCGGCGCGCCCACTGTCATCAAAATTGAATTTGTTGCAGCGCCTATTGCATTGCCAAAACCCGAAGATGCTGCGTTTGATAAAATGGTAAATTTATTCGGCGGGAAGGTGGTGGAGAGGTAA
- a CDS encoding RNA polymerase sigma factor RpoD/SigA, producing the protein MKKQKKKRPSSRVRIKESIEKYLEEIGGFSPLPPEEEIALAKRIRSGDEDAFDKLVKANLRFVVTVAKEYQGHGMTLIDLISEGNFGLIKAAQRFDETRGFKFITYAVWWIRQSILQALVEQSRVVRLPLNRIGAINKVGRALEALEKEHGREPSMEEIADRMEMTSFEVADVLKTSARHLSLDEPFKEEEGNSLLAVLESDRYEPPDMGLTQESLMQEIQNVLKTLPSDREAEIVKLYFGLDGEHLTIEQIGKRFTLTRERVRQIKEKALRRLRHRSRSERLRKYLG; encoded by the coding sequence ATGAAAAAACAGAAAAAGAAAAGACCATCTTCAAGGGTCAGGATTAAAGAGTCCATTGAAAAGTACCTTGAAGAGATCGGGGGGTTTTCGCCATTACCTCCCGAAGAAGAAATAGCCTTGGCGAAGCGCATTCGTAGTGGCGACGAGGATGCCTTTGATAAACTTGTCAAAGCTAATCTGCGCTTTGTCGTCACTGTCGCCAAGGAATATCAAGGTCATGGGATGACTTTGATTGATCTCATTAGCGAAGGAAATTTCGGCCTCATAAAAGCGGCGCAGCGTTTTGATGAGACACGCGGCTTTAAATTCATCACCTATGCCGTGTGGTGGATCCGCCAGTCAATTTTGCAGGCTCTGGTGGAACAGTCAAGAGTCGTCCGGCTCCCTTTGAATAGAATCGGAGCCATCAACAAAGTCGGACGAGCGCTTGAAGCTTTGGAAAAAGAGCACGGGCGCGAGCCAAGCATGGAAGAGATCGCCGATAGAATGGAAATGACTTCTTTCGAAGTTGCCGACGTACTCAAAACTTCGGCGCGCCATCTATCATTGGATGAGCCATTCAAAGAGGAAGAAGGGAACAGCTTATTGGCTGTTCTTGAAAGCGATCGCTATGAGCCGCCTGATATGGGATTGACGCAAGAATCTTTAATGCAAGAAATTCAAAATGTATTAAAGACTCTACCATCCGATAGAGAAGCTGAGATCGTCAAGCTTTATTTCGGGTTGGATGGGGAGCATCTAACCATAGAACAAATTGGTAAGCGTTTTACGCTCACCAGAGAACGGGTACGGCAAATTAAAGAAAAAGCGTTGCGGCGCTTGCGACATCGGTCGCGCTCGGAGCGACTGAGAAAGTATCTAGGTTAA
- a CDS encoding GNAT family N-acetyltransferase, producing the protein MKNKGAIGDILIRKANKEDIGAIVRLNSLLADYHHDLDPYWKTGSRVRKSYRKIFVKELRRRNIRYYVAEDKGRVVGYFCALIKAASSTVNTKHIGHIRIGFVQREYRGKGIGREAVKIFLDWFKQKKIRYVELNVDARNALGVSVWKRFGFKECMKRMRLELSGE; encoded by the coding sequence ATGAAGAATAAGGGAGCCATTGGGGATATATTAATACGAAAGGCTAACAAGGAGGATATTGGCGCCATTGTGCGTCTGAACAGTTTGCTTGCCGATTATCATCACGACCTTGATCCTTACTGGAAGACGGGAAGTCGTGTCAGAAAATCGTATAGAAAAATTTTTGTTAAGGAGTTGAGGAGAAGAAACATACGGTATTATGTTGCGGAAGATAAGGGGAGGGTAGTGGGTTACTTCTGTGCGCTTATTAAGGCAGCGTCTTCTACGGTGAATACGAAGCACATAGGGCATATCCGGATTGGTTTTGTGCAGAGGGAATATCGCGGCAAAGGCATTGGGCGAGAAGCAGTCAAGATTTTTTTGGATTGGTTTAAACAGAAAAAGATTCGCTATGTCGAGCTGAATGTTGATGCACGGAATGCCCTGGGAGTGAGCGTATGGAAGCGTTTTGGGTTTAAAGAATGCATGAAAAGGATGCGGCTTGAATTATCTGGGGAATAG
- a CDS encoding DUF3850 domain-containing protein encodes MATIHKKVWKEYFKEIVSHKKKFELRLADFEVREGDTLVLEEWDQIKKKYTGRRVEVTATYVLRTKDLHFWPQAEVDKHGYQVIQFEAKKGA; translated from the coding sequence ATGGCTACAATACATAAAAAAGTCTGGAAAGAATATTTTAAGGAGATCGTCTCTCATAAGAAAAAATTTGAGCTGCGCCTTGCGGATTTTGAGGTCCGTGAAGGCGATACGTTGGTTCTGGAAGAATGGGACCAGATTAAGAAAAAATATACCGGCAGGAGAGTGGAGGTGACTGCCACGTATGTCCTCAGGACCAAGGATCTGCACTTCTGGCCGCAAGCAGAAGTTGATAAACATGGGTATCAGGTTATCCAGTTTGAAGCGAAAAAGGGTGCATAA